In Mercurialis annua linkage group LG6, ddMerAnnu1.2, whole genome shotgun sequence, the following are encoded in one genomic region:
- the LOC130014705 gene encoding pectinesterase 2-like gives MGLRIFLALIGFTFVLLSPAILGYNVIEVESWCKKTPNPGPCEYFLSHNPTNTPITKESDFLKISTDLALQRAMHAQVKTYSLGTKCRNEHEKAAWEDCLELYEATIQWLNQTTTSKCTKYDSQTWLSTALTNLETCRTGFMELGVPDYVLPLMSNNVSKLISNTLAMNHVPYEEPSYKGGFPTWVRPGDRKLLQATSPTAQANIVVAKDGSGNFMTIKDAVEAASKRSGTGRFIIYIKAGVYHENIEVGKGLKNLMFVGDGIGKTIVTGSKSVGGGATTFRSATVAVVGEGFIGRDMTFRNTAGPQNHQAVALRSGADLSVFYKCSFEGYQDTLYVHSQRQFYRECDIYGTVDFIFGNAAVVLQNCNIFARNPPNRTNTLTAQGRTDPNQNTGISIHNSRVTATPELSAVQSSVRTYLGRPWKQYSRTVFMQTFLDSLINPAGWMEWSGNFALDTLYYGEYMNTGPGSSTASRVSWKGYRVITSATEASQFTVGSFIAGGSWLPGTNVPFTAGL, from the exons ATGGGGCTTCGAATTTTTCTAGCGCTAATCGGTTTTACTTTTGTTCTTTTATCACCGGCCATTTTAGGATATAATGTTATTGAGGTCGAGTCGTGGTGCAAAAAAACACCCAATCCCGGACCATGCGAATATTTCTTATCCCACAATCCAACCAACACTCCGATCACGAAAGAGTCggattttttgaaaatttcgaCCGATTTAGCGTTGCAGCGAGCCATGCATGCACAAGTCAAAACCTACTCATTAGGCACAAAGTGTAGAAATGAGCATGAAAAAGCTGCTTGGGAAGATTGTCTTGAGCTTTACGAAGCTACAATCCAATGGCTAAACCAAACCACCACTAGCAAGTGCACCAAGTACGATTCACAAACATGGCTCAGTACGGCTTTGACCAACCTTGAAACGTGCCGAACCGGGTTCATGGAGCTTGGGGTACCCGATTATGTCTTACCCTTGATGTCTAACAATGTGTCCAAATTAATCAGCAACACATTGGCTATGAACCATGTACCGTACGAGGAACCGAGTTACAAAGGCGGTTTTCCGACGTGGGTTCGACCTGGTGACCGGAAACTCTTACAGGCAACTTCTCCAACTGCTCAGGCTAATATCGTGGTGGCTAAGGACGGGTCTGGAAATTTTATGACAATTAAGGATGCGGTTGAGGCTGCATCAAAAAGATCAGGGACTGGaagatttataatatatattaaggCAGGAGTATATCATGAAAATATTGAGGTTGGAAAAGGGTTGAAGAATCTTATGTTCGTTGGTGATGGTATTGGGAAAACTATTGTTACCGGGAGTAAAAGTGTTGGAGGTGGTGCTACAACTTTTAGGTCTGCTACGGTTG cGGTTGTCGGAGAAGGATTTATTGGTCGGGACATGACATTTAGAAACACAGCCGGTCCACAAAACCACCAGGCAGTCGCTCTCCGATCCGGCGCCGATCTCTCAGTATTCTACAAATGTAGCTTCGAGGGCTATCAGGACACTCTTTACGTCCATTCTCAGAGACAATTCTACAGAGAATGCGACATTTACGGAACCGTTGACTTCATATTCGGAAACGCCGCCGTTGTACTTCAGAACTGCAACATCTTCGCACGTAAcccaccgaaccgaaccaacaCTCTTACGGCTCAAGGAAGAACCGACCCGAACCAGAACACTGGAATTTCAATCCATAACTCTAGGGTTACGGCCACTCCTGAATTAAGCGCCGTGCAAAGCTCCGTCAGAACATACCTAGGCAGACCTTGGAAACAATATTCAAGAACCGTTTTCATGCAAACGTTTCTGGATAGTTTGATAAATCCAGCTGGATGGATGGAGTGGAGTGGTAATTTTGCCCTAGATACTTTGTACTATGGTGAGTACATGAACACTGGTCCTGGTTCATCTACTGCTAGCCGAGTTAGTTGGAAAGGCTACCGAGTCATCACGAGTGCGACCGAGGCATCTCAGTTCACCGTCGGCAGTTTCATTGCCGGAGGTTCTTGGTTGCCGGGAACAAATGTACCGTTCACTGCGGGACTTTAA